The window ATCTGTTTACATTACGTTGTATCAATGGATGTATTCCAATTATGTATTGAATCTGTATGGTTAAAAGATGCATAAATGTTGAACTAGAAACTGTTATTAGGAGTCATATTGTAAGAACAATCACATTGAGAACAATCATTAACTCAATTTGCTGAGGACTATACTTAGCTATGCTCGTTTTAACTTATACTACATGATTGTGTGAACTTTGCCCCTTCTTATGCTTGCACAATGCAACATTATGATCACTTTAACCACAAACCTaatcattttctcaaatgcaTTCCTTATTCCACGATGCATAGTTTTTTTCCTTGAATTTTTGCTTCTTAGGTTTATGTCTAGAACCTTGAACAAGATAAGTCTTGCCTTCAAATTTTACCAAAGTTTTATCTCTTTTCTTCGTTATCCTCGTCCATACACAATATTACAAAAGAATCTCTATCAAATACTTCTTTCTCCTCGTGTTTGAGATACATATAACTTTTGAATCATAAAAACTACTTGAAATGACGTGTAGTTCTTCATGTTGCAAATAGGTAACAAAATTCGTAACTCTTCCAACCTGTACCTCTTGTCTAATGTTTCCAAcaatgattttgatttgattttgatgtattGTAGGCTTCCCAATAAAACACTAACACAAAACAAAGTGTCTTCAAAATCAttacatatacatatgaaacatAGAAAGTCTTAATACATCGATACATCCTTCTCACCTTAAGTTTCAAGAGCAACAACTTCTAATGGGGCAATTGGACATTCGTCTTTCAAAATATGAGTAAGAtccaatcaaataaaatagtcAATTATCTTTGAAGCGAGACTTTTCTTGCTTCAATGTGACGTTTGACCATGATTGATCTCGTTGTCATAGTTTGTAcgataattatttttaccagcaaaataaatacaattgttAAAAGGAGACTGACATAGTCGAGATATCGATGACTAATTTTctcatataacaaaaagaagtaaaaaagaaaaaataaaagaaaacaaaagaaggatTGATTTTGGGCTAAGcataaaatttagttaaaatcgGATTCATCggatagaagaagaaaaatcttcCCAACGATTCCATAATTCAGAAACGAGACGACCGATCAATTCCGCCCTCAATTCTTTCTCGAGATCTCCATCTCTCTCTGTGATTCGATCAATTCGATCGTTGCAGTGTGGAGATGCGGTTCTTCAGGAAGATTGCAGGAATTCTAGGGTTTTCCAAAGACGATTCTCACGATGTCAAGAACGAAGATGACGATGTTGATTCTGATACCCATCCTCCTGATCGCGTCCATATGCAGGCCACTGGTCTTCCTCGTAGGGGCTTCGGCGTCCCAGTTCAAGTCGCCGTCAATCGCTCCAACCCCGGACCTATTCTTCTTCCCTCTAGTTCCGGCGATGGTGGAGTTCAGGTCTATTCTCTTTTAATCTTCGTTTGACTGCtggaattttctttcttctgtttCATGCCTGAAATTTGGCAATTTCTTCTCTAAGGCTAGTGTAATGGTGGAAGTTAGTGAAATTTATTAGCATAGTTCAAACCCGTCTCAGTTTCGTTGGAATTCTATAGTTTTCATTGTTCGGAGTGGATTTCCTGTTTTTTGATTGggaattcaaattatattttcactGAAAATGGATTTGTGCTTTTGTTTATGTGAGCTCGGGATATCTGTAGACCATACATTTGTTCGAAAGTGGTTTCTTTTAGCATTTATGAATTGTTGATGAGACAATCTTGGTATACAGTAAATGTTTATCAActgtatttaattaatctgTCACTTTGCTTCTTGTTTAGAGATTCAACTTATCCCTATCCAAAATAGATTCGAAGACAAGAAAGTAATGGTCTTCTagtaaaaatattagtttgaaGGCAGGATGTTAGACAATTAAGGCTACTTAAGTTTCTGATTTTAGCTGTTAagagtttctttttgttttttgtattattgtcTTGCTAATGGTTAATGAAGGTTATGGATATCAATTATATTTGAGTGATTAGGTATGGTTAATTGATGCTGTGTTtctatgtatataataatGCACATAAGATGCAAAAGCAGCAAGAGCGAACACCATAAGCAAATAATTTCAGtttccattttgttgattCTTATCTCGTATGATAGTGTCGGTAAGgaatttattacaaaaaacACCAAATCTTATTCCGACTGTCTTCATGGGTCTTTGTTACTAAGAAACTAATTCTATGCTGCCATGAATTACTTGTTACCATTCCCAAGCCCTAATTCACAAGTA of the Cucumis sativus cultivar 9930 chromosome 3, Cucumber_9930_V3, whole genome shotgun sequence genome contains:
- the LOC101221247 gene encoding uncharacterized protein LOC101221247; translated protein: MRFFRKIAGILGFSKDDSHDVKNEDDDVDSDTHPPDRVHMQATGLPRRGFGVPVQVAVNRSNPGPILLPSSSGDGGVQGLTWYAKGLRIDEDGDVAEQFLEEVIPEVQTSTTNHPKPFPRFQINNRNRPAKVENQVILKEGKLQQCIEHQGRLLLV